One Halobacterium zhouii genomic region harbors:
- a CDS encoding GNAT family N-acetyltransferase, with the protein MPDFRPVPENRLDEFQSMVRYAFYPEQGPSDDSDDEGDGSDQDETPESERIGEAYGLFEGDDLRAVCRLIEFTTRVRGRAHSLDGLSAVASPPETRRRGFTSQMLHDALAESRDRGTYLSALWPFKRSFYANYGWATSNRGVRHECDPEVLSFALDYRHGEFVRLDADDWERLDAVHDQHGADYELTMERTEEWWRNRVFEGWREDPYVYGWERDGQLAAYVAYSFDSGEEDTLQVRDWAHVDHDARLALLRFLADHDSQVDQIGFWTPPSEDVLDLVPDGDDIESTLSLAPMFRLVDVPRALEALPFPDETTTDLVLDIADPLADWNDDTYRLEVVNGTATVERSDEDPDARLGVGALSQLYVGYRSADELATVGDVEADAATVDELGELLPESQPLMREGF; encoded by the coding sequence ATGCCCGACTTTCGCCCGGTTCCTGAGAACCGACTCGACGAGTTCCAGTCGATGGTCCGGTACGCCTTCTACCCGGAACAGGGGCCATCCGACGATAGCGACGACGAGGGTGATGGCAGCGACCAGGACGAGACGCCGGAGTCCGAACGAATCGGAGAGGCTTACGGCCTCTTCGAGGGAGATGACCTCCGAGCCGTGTGCCGACTCATCGAGTTCACCACGCGCGTTCGCGGCCGGGCTCACTCGCTCGACGGGCTCTCCGCGGTCGCGAGTCCGCCCGAGACGCGCCGCCGTGGGTTCACGAGCCAGATGCTCCACGACGCGCTCGCCGAATCCCGCGACCGGGGGACGTACCTCTCCGCGCTCTGGCCGTTCAAGCGGTCGTTCTACGCGAACTACGGGTGGGCGACGTCGAATCGTGGCGTCCGCCACGAATGCGACCCTGAGGTGCTGTCGTTCGCGCTCGACTACCGGCACGGCGAGTTCGTGCGACTCGACGCGGACGACTGGGAGCGCCTCGACGCCGTCCACGACCAGCACGGCGCCGACTACGAACTCACGATGGAGCGCACCGAGGAGTGGTGGCGGAACCGGGTCTTCGAGGGGTGGCGTGAGGACCCCTACGTGTACGGCTGGGAGCGCGACGGACAGCTTGCTGCCTACGTCGCGTACAGCTTCGACAGCGGCGAAGAGGACACGCTCCAGGTCCGAGACTGGGCGCACGTCGACCACGACGCTCGTCTCGCGCTCCTGCGCTTCCTCGCGGACCACGACTCCCAGGTCGACCAGATCGGCTTCTGGACGCCGCCGAGCGAGGACGTTCTGGACCTCGTTCCCGACGGCGACGACATCGAATCCACCCTCTCCCTGGCCCCAATGTTCCGACTCGTGGACGTCCCGCGCGCCCTCGAAGCGCTCCCGTTCCCTGACGAAACGACCACGGACCTCGTACTCGACATCGCCGACCCGCTCGCGGACTGGAACGACGACACCTACCGCCTCGAGGTGGTGAACGGTACCGCGACGGTCGAACGGTCCGACGAGGACCCCGACGCACGCCTCGGCGTTGGCGCGCTCTCGCAACTCTACGTCGGTTACCGGAGCGCCGAC